From the Trifolium pratense cultivar HEN17-A07 linkage group LG4, ARS_RC_1.1, whole genome shotgun sequence genome, the window CAAGTTGTGGAGGATGGACGGTTATTGTACAAGCAATCAGGAGGGCTACTTACCACTATAAGATAAGGGTCACAGTCACTTGTCAAGTGGATATGTTGGTAAAAAGAAGAAAGTTTCATTTCAGCATTCTAGTTTTTAGGCTGGAGGAGCCACATCTTATGCCAGGAGACTAGTTGAAACAGTGTCTTGAAGGTATAAATCTAACAAGTGGTTGCATATCCAGCTTGTTACCAAGTGGATGTGATTTTTAAAGAAACTGATAGGGTGATTTACCAAACAACAGCAATaccattttatatatattgttctAATTGatatcattttttgttttcattttcataatgtctatattttatgaaaatcatTGTATAATGAAAATAACAATTTACTATTGTAACTACTAAAATTTTTAACTGAAGACACTGTTTTTTACACTATTATTAAGACTATCATCTAATTAAAAATTCACTGGTGTGACAATGTTGAAAAAGTGTTCTGTGTATTGTCTTCAAAAGTTAAAGATTTCTTGACCAGAATATAGCGATATGTAAAGACTTCAAAGTTAAAGTTTTATGCTCTCATTTATGAAAAACACAATACCTTGATGATGATATGTATTagtatttaagaaaaaatttgatCATTATGCAATGATCTCTTAAACTCAGTTGCATTAAACTTGTTGGATTGGAAACTATCCACTACTATCTTTGAATCAAGCTCAACTTCAACCAGACCCAAGCGCCCATGTAATTGCTGATAGTAAGCCAAGCGCCTCACCAATACGGACACACAAATAGGCGAAAACTGATCATATTTTCCCAAGATAAAAGCACCACATTCATCTATAAGACAAATGAATATACCTACTTTGCTAAGGGTTGATGAGGGTTGATGAGAAGGAAGCATCAGCATTAAACTTAACTCGCTCATTAATAGGCTTTCGCCATCTGCGAACAATTTCCGCCTGTTGCACCAACTCGCAATTTCTCAACCTATGAACAGATTTCCTTTCACTTGGCACAGTAGCTGCACAAGTAAAAGCAAAATTCTGTTCATCAATTCCGTTATTCCAAATGCAATTATTCCTTTGATTCCAAATGGTCCAGATAACGCAGGCCATAAGAGACGCATTCTCAGCACTAAGTTGCTGcagtaaataaaaaatcagttCAGAACTGTCCATATGGAATTGCAGAACTTTCATGACTGACAGTAGCATAAAAGCTACTCATGCAGCTCCGCACATTTTTTACTACTAGCAGTCAAAAAGGACATGGCGACTGTCCTCATCGTTACAAAGCGCGCGCCCAGCAATACAAATTGACCCCTATTCTGCAAGATTAGCAGTGCAAAATTCCGATTTCTATGTATAAAATTCCGAtttctttactattttttttatgcaagttttactaaatttagatttttttaaattgtcttaaaaccagtttttaaaatgaaataactgattttttttatcagatttaaaaataaccggttaaaaattggatttaaaaaatgaccacttttaaatttggtttggttaaaATAACTGGTTATATATCCATAACCAAATTTATAACCAgttttataaccggtttataataaaatatggttatggttatgaatccaaatccaattaaatggtttcggtttggatatggtttggtttgtcaaattatccgaccatgcacacccctaattAGCACGTGTCGGGATACACCGACTGCAAATGCGCCAAACAAGGTTTCTCACCCGCGGAGGAACGTTAAGCTTCCAAATCGAGTTCTAAGCACCATTGATTCTTAAACGTGAAGTATCTAGCAATTTCTGAATGCACAAACTATAAGCGCTTCTAACGGAatacattacattacattattCTCCACATGCCAAATCCTTTTGCCATCCATCACAGAAACATACAGAAGACATAAGCAATGGCACATTCCAGATCGAAGTACTTTTaatgtttgagtagatgttatttaaaattaaatatttaaaaatttgttatataatattgttaaaatataagtgaaattattgtgttaattatttattgtaaacttatttattcaactttttttgtttcagtgacaaataatggtcccgtgtatagttttaatcaaaaattgaaaattttattaggaatatttaggataatttagtaagtttgatactaactaacttattatattatattattattaatggttagtagtaaacttCGTAggaatattgtttatatttcgtttataaaaaaattgtttatgtttcttttctttttttatgaaaaatattgtttatatttcattttttcatggagagagagggagggagggagggagggagaggggagagagagagagagagagagagagagagagagagagagggggagggagggagagagatTCAAATATGTGTATCAATTGTTAATGAATGATATAGTATGACGTTACttggagaaaaagaaaacataataaCATAGGAAGAATTTATGCTAAATTAAACTTTTATACCTAATAATTCTATAGAACTTACATACCCAACTTCTGGGCATAATCCTCCCATATTCCCTCATGAGGTGCAATAACAAGAAAAACCTTGAAAggctaattaattaataaggTCAAACCAGTTATGGTGTCCTTATAAATTTCGGAGAGACCAACTTGTAATTTAAACGATATATCGGAACTAATTCATCTCAAccatcaaattaaatataaaacagTAAATGGTGATGGTTTACgcagaaaacaacttatattgTCAGTTCAAATTAGTCTCAAACCAAAATTTATTCAATCATTGTTTCAAGTCCAGGGAGAAGTACAAATTACTAATATGTTGTATCTCAGCTGAACTCAGATAGATGAAACCTTACCTTACGACTTTACTAACTAAGATAGAACATAGCAATCTCAGCTGAACTCGGCTAGTAATAAATTATCTAGTTGGATAAGTATTTTGTCATCCATGATTGGAACCGAGACCATGCCAGCTGAACCGAAGCTTCATCTTCATCAGGCAGACCCATGGTCTTCCTCCTATTGATTCCTTCAGGAGACCTGTTCATGAATGCATGGCTGTTTCCAGGGTATATGTGTACCTCATGTGGAACTCCAGATGCCTTCAACTTCTCCTCCAAAGCCTTTGCAGCCTGCACGAAACATCAATCAATgtcaaaaacataatttttctttaaacaTAATTCTTCGAAGTTGTTCCCTTGAAGAGATAGCTCATGTCTGGAATGTGGCCTAGGCATCGCAAAAGCATAATGAAGCTAAATTATAAGAGAACATGAAAAGGATCGACAAGGCTCCACTAAAGTGAGCGATTCACTTTAGAGATTAAAGTGAATAATATCAATCGTTGATAAACAAATCAACCGTTGACATTACATGCATATGCATAACAAATCATGGGTGGTTACAGTATCAACCCTGGATTTTCTCACTCTACTAAATATTCATTTTAGAGGAGCCAAATCCGAAAATGATATATCaaagaatgaatgaaagaaaACTTCACTTGTTGAAGCTTCAATGAAAAGATGAAAGCAAAAATATGTTGAAAAATAGAATGCAAGTAGCGATCGCGccacttcttttttctttctgatcTCTGCTTCTTCATCATAGTCTCCATTCACCAAGCAATAGTCTAAACTAGACAATCTCTAGACTAGCAGATAATGATTTTCACTTCTCAGTTCCAACCTTCCCTCACTAAACATTTTATACACGAAACTATGCAAAAAATgatagaataaaaataaaagaacaatgaTATTCAATTGCAAAATGCACCAGCAAAAATATAACGAGACAAACACGACTAGCACTGAAGTAATTCTCATACCGTAACATCTGAAAAGCCAACAAAATTGTCCAGCTCTCCAAAGTGAGCCTGAACAGGAGCCTTGGCTTGAGCAGGGTCTGCAAGTTCAGAAGAAGGAACTCCATAGAAAGCCACAACCGCATCAACATGTGGAACCAACACAGAGCTTGCAATTGCGAGAGCACCCCCCATACAAAATCCAGTTACACCAGCCTGACACAACGAaagataaattcaaatttagttTAACAAATGGTTTACCTGTAATTTaagcaaaatgagattttttaaatttagaCAACTAACCAAACATAAAGCCTGAATTGAACAAACAAATTCAGCCTGCATTAATCTATGAGGATTTAAGATCTTAACAATGAGATTCAGAATAAAGCTTTGAGGTCTATTAGGAGTATGTTCTCAGCCAAAAGTAAACTGAATAAATATATACTAGTTTAAACTTTAAGGGTCTTATACCATATTAGAAAAGGTGGATAGATGAGAATGTGAGGGATGCAATATAATATGAGAGAATATTATCAAGAGAAAGATAACAAAATTCCAAAGAGTGAAATTCTGAATGTGAAATTGTATTTTCATTACATTGATCTGAATACTTCACGAGTCTATAGCTAACTGCGAATACAAGAATGATCTAGAAAGCAAACTGCTAAATACATAAAGCTTGGTTATGCACAGATATCGAGAAAACAATTACAAAGCTAGTTTTAAGTAAACAACATCAGTAAACACGGAAGTAGATAACAGCTACCATTCTCTTGGATACTTATAATTTGTGTAGCACATTCATTGCATTATTATAAAAgttaaatttgtttattttcggAATCAACTACATATCAAGTGAGAAAATCAGGTTGGTCTGCTAGTGTATTTGTGAGTAGTGCCCTTGTTAATTTGTACGCAAAATTATCAAATGTAAAAAATGCAGCACCAGTATTTGATGAAATTAGAGATCCGAAACGAAAGAAGCAAAAACATTAGGTCAAAGCTTGGGTATAAATGATAGAAATGGACAGTACAAGGAAGTAATTAACTTGTACAATGAAATGCTGCAGGAAGGAATCAGACCAAATAAAATAGTATTTCCAACAATAACTAAGTGCAGATGTATGTTTCAGTATTGTAGGGGGACAAAATTACAAGGGGAGGAATTTGGCCCCCACCATTCCCTCTTCTCCCCTCCAAAATTTTcaactaaacaaaaaaaattcataaaattccCTCCCGTTCAAGAGATTAGTCGCAGCAGACGCATAGGATACCCGATTTACacataaaaactaaaaatcaacaaaaacaaacctTCTTTGAACCATTTGCTTTAAGCCAGTCAACTGAAGCATGGATATCCTTCACAGCACCTGGCCAGTCAAGACCTTCAAACAAATGTTGTGCTTCTGCAACATCCAGACCAACCTTTCCTCTATACAGACTGGGAAAAACAAATCAATCAGTCATCATCCAGTTACAGCATAAGAGACAGCAAAACAATGACTAAATAACTCTAGGTAGCACCAATATCTTACTCTGGAATAAGAGCTTTAAATCCAAGACCAAGTTGAGAAATCATCGCAGcatgattttttatttcaaagtcCACACCCCACCACTCCTGTAGTACAACAATTCCAGGAGCATCTTCTTTGCCGATGACATACGCATCAAATGTCTAACCATC encodes:
- the LOC123920326 gene encoding protein usf is translated as MLRFVKSSAPKFFPTKPFRIISPFASRTSVRSMADSAPFNKIQIQRDDNTTFDAYVIGKEDAPGIVVLQEWWGVDFEIKNHAAMISQLGLGFKALIPDLYRGKVGLDVAEAQHLFEGLDWPGAVKDIHASVDWLKANGSKKAGVTGFCMGGALAIASSVLVPHVDAVVAFYGVPSSELADPAQAKAPVQAHFGELDNFVGFSDVTAAKALEEKLKASGVPHEVHIYPGNSHAFMNRSPEGINRRKTMGLPDEDEASVQLAWSRFQSWMTKYLSN